The segment ATGATGGGCTGCTCAGCCGCTCGGTCGGCTCCTCGCCGTTCCTCCAGGCGGTCTCCCGGGAGACGGTCGAGCCGGTTTCGCGAGGGCTCTCCGGGAATTCCCTGGAGGCGGAGTTCGACCGCCTCCGCAGCGATCTTCACAATATCCCCCTGGCGCCTTCGAGGGCGCGTTTCGACATCATCAAAAACGATGCCGGAGACCCTCTCCAGGTACTCGGGACGGTCGATCACCTGGTGGCCGACGGGTATTCCGGAGGGCTGCTCGGAAACGACCTTTCGGCGCTTCTCGCGGGCCGTCCGACGGAATCCACCGGGAGCTTTCCGGAAATCGCCCTGGCCCGCGCGGTCGGCGACCGGGAGGCCGCGGCGGAAATCGCCCACTGGCGCCGGGCGGCGGCCGGGACGCGGCCGCTCGCGGGAATCGTCCGGCGGGCCGGGCCGCGCGCCGCGTGGGTGCGCGCCCAGGTGGACCGCGAGGTGCCGGGCGGGGAGGCCCACCGGCGGCTGCGCGAGCTGGTGCAGGCGTGCCGGGCCACCCCCTTCGCGGTGCTGGCCGCGGTCACCGCGGTCGCGGTCTGGCGGCGCTCCGGCCGTTCGGCCTTCCTGCTGCACACGCCGGTCTCCACCCGGCGGGACGCGGTGGAGCGGGCCACGGCCGGCAACTTCGTGATGGACCGTCCGATCCCGTGCCGGATCGACCCCGGGGAGCCGCTGTCCGCGCTGGTCGGACGGGTGCAGGCCGCCGTGTGGCGGGCGGCCAGGTACGCCCGGCTGAGCGTGCCGGAACTGCTGTGCGCGGTGCCCGAGTACGGGGCGGCCCTGCTGGAGGACGGCGCCGACTACCTGCAGCTGCACGTGGACGTGCAGAGCGCCGACGCCACCGGCGTGCTGAGCAGTCCCGGGGGGTCGACCGGGGTGCGCACCCTGGGTCCGTTCGCGCCGGCCCACGACCTCACGGTGACGACGCTGCGGTTCCGGTTCAGCGAGTCCCGACTGTTCACCCGGGTGTTCTCCGGGGGTTCACCGGACGGTATCCGCGACGCCGAAGAACTGTGCGCCGACGCATTGGCGGTCTTCGACGCGATTGCGCAACCCGGCGACACCGCAAGGGAACTGGCGGACCGACTGGATCGGGCCGAGGTTCCGAATCCCGTGTGAATTGTCTAGACCATAGAGGAGATTCCGCCATGGACACCGCTACCGCCGACGAGTTCACCCGTTTCCTCCGCCCGTACTGCCGCGAACTGCCGCCCGACCGCGCGCTGACCGACGACACCCTGCTGGTCGAGGTCGGCATCGACTCCCTGCTCGTGGTGGAACTGGTCACCGCGATCGAGGACCACTACGGGATCGAGTTCCCGGAGGAACTGCTCGCCCCCGACACCTTCACCACCCCCGGCACCCTGCGGCTCGCCCTGGAGCCGCTGCTGTGACCACCCCCGAGCTCCTGCTGCGCGGCCCCGACCGGGCGCTGCGCCGCCCGCGGCCGCTGGACCTGCGGGCCACCGTGGCCGGCCGGGTCCACCGGCAGGCCGCCCGCACCCCCGGCCGCACCGCCGTGTGGGACCGCGGCACCGCCGTCGACTACGCCGGGCTGGACGCCGCGGTGCGGCGCCACACCGCGGCGCTGCGCGCGGCGGGCTGCGCCTCGGGCGAGGCCGTCCTGGTCCAGGGGCCGCGCTCGGCCACCGCGATCGCCGTCCTGCTGGCGATGGAGAGCCTCGGCTGCGTGCACGTCCCGCTCGACCCCGGCTGGCCGGCCGAGCGGATCGCCGAGGTGGCCCGGCACTGCGGCGCCACCCGGCTGGTCCGGCACGGCGGCCCCGCCGGGCCGGCGCCCCGGGGGCTGCGCCTCGTCGCCCTGGCGGAGGAGCCCGGCACGGAGGGCGTCGAGGGTGCGGACGGCGCGGACGAGGCGGCCGGGCTGCCGGCGCCGCGCGAGCGGGCCTCCGCCGCCGAACCCCGGTACGCGCTCTACACCGCCGAGTTCGCCGGTGGCGCCGAGGGCGCGGTGACGGCCCACGCCGGCATGGTGAACCACCTCTGGGCGAAGATCGACGACCTCGGTCTGACCTCAGCGGACCGGGTCGCCTACAGCGCGCCGCAGGTGTTCGACACCGCCGTGTGGCAGATGCTCGCCCCGCTGCTGGTCGGGGGCGCGGTCGCGGTGGT is part of the Kitasatospora setae KM-6054 genome and harbors:
- a CDS encoding phosphopantetheine-binding protein, giving the protein MDTATADEFTRFLRPYCRELPPDRALTDDTLLVEVGIDSLLVVELVTAIEDHYGIEFPEELLAPDTFTTPGTLRLALEPLL
- a CDS encoding condensation domain-containing protein, with protein sequence MSAFPLTAEQRSMLFLDGVFGPGIFHNVSFGAAVPAGTSEEAVRTAIAALTSRHDGLLSRSVGSSPFLQAVSRETVEPVSRGLSGNSLEAEFDRLRSDLHNIPLAPSRARFDIIKNDAGDPLQVLGTVDHLVADGYSGGLLGNDLSALLAGRPTESTGSFPEIALARAVGDREAAAEIAHWRRAAAGTRPLAGIVRRAGPRAAWVRAQVDREVPGGEAHRRLRELVQACRATPFAVLAAVTAVAVWRRSGRSAFLLHTPVSTRRDAVERATAGNFVMDRPIPCRIDPGEPLSALVGRVQAAVWRAARYARLSVPELLCAVPEYGAALLEDGADYLQLHVDVQSADATGVLSSPGGSTGVRTLGPFAPAHDLTVTTLRFRFSESRLFTRVFSGGSPDGIRDAEELCADALAVFDAIAQPGDTARELADRLDRAEVPNPV